From Apium graveolens cultivar Ventura chromosome 9, ASM990537v1, whole genome shotgun sequence, the proteins below share one genomic window:
- the LOC141684610 gene encoding putative proline-rich receptor-like protein kinase PERK6, with translation MASDSDSSSSNKNNNNGGNDNSNNNGSSSSNNNNSNNNNNNNNGGNNNSGNNNNGGNNKSPPPPPPPPPPPSPSGRKTYNPPPPHSKENHSKESHSKALSPPHHHKSKASGGMDNNTTRKAIMGGVVGGAALLLLFTIACICCCCRKKKRRAHDIDYFPEPRRNKSNAYYNSGPTSYGINPQSSEHHLKMPQSSVVSSEYGWAVPPPPPPMGHSSDMSSSAFSGPQHPPMPPPHPALALGFNKSTFTYDELAAATGGFAQSKMLGQGGFGFVHKGVLPNGKEIAVKSLKLNSGQGEREFQAEVEIISRVHHRHLVSLVGYCIAGSQRLLVYEFVPNQTLEHHLHGKDVPVMAWSTRMRIAMGSAKGFAYLHEDCHPRIIHRDIKTANILLDEHYEAKVADFGLAKLSNENYTHVSTRIMGTFGYLAPEYASSGKLTEKSDVYSYGVMLLELISGKRPVDMDDDENDTLIDWARPILMRAVEGGDYNDLVDPRLLDNYDADEMLRMVACAAACIRHSARRRPKMSQIVRALEGDVSLEDLHEGVRIGGPLTGSNASSDYEGSYSVDMKKFRKAGGSHEYSSSDYGPSSGESQEMRPNRTRMGL, from the exons ATGGCCTCAGATTCTGACTCGTCGTCTTCCAACAAAAATAATAACAATGGAGGCAATGATAATAGCAACAACAACggaagcagcagcagcaacaacaacaatagcaacaacaacaataataacaataatgGCGGGAACAATAACAGTGGAAATAACAACAATGGGGGCAATAATAAGTCACCTCCTCCACCGCCACCTCCACCCCCACCACCTTCTCCGTCTGGCAGAAAAACATACAATCCACCGCCACCACATTCAAAAGAGAACCATTCAAAAGAGTCCCATTCAAAAGCTCTTTCACCCCCACATCATCATAAGTCAAAAGCATCAGGTGGAATGGACAATAATACTACTAGGAAAGCAATCATGGGAGGAGTTGTTGGAGGGGCAGCATTGTTGCTTCTATTTACCATAGCATGCATCTGTTGTTGTTGCAGAAAGAAGAAGAGACGGGCTCATGATATTGATTACTTCCCAGAACCTCGAAGAAACAAAA GTAATGCCTACTACAACAGTGGACCAACTTCATATGGGATAAATCCTCAATCTTCTGAACATCATCTTAAGATGCCTCAGAGTAGTGTAGTTAGTTCTGAATACGGATGGGCAGTTCCACCACCGCCACCACCTATGGGACACAGTAGTGACATGAGCTCCTCTGCTTTCTCTGGTCCACAGCATCCTCCCATGCCACCTCCCCACCCAGCATTAGCCCTTGGATTCAACAAGAGCACGTTCACGTACGATGAATTAGCTGCTGCTACCGGAGGATTTGCACAGTCTAAGATGTTGGGACAGGGTGGTTTTGGATTTGTTCATAAAGGAGTATTACCAAATGGCAAGGAGATTGCTGTGAAAAGTCTCAAACTAAATAGTGGCCAAGGGGAACGTGAATTCCAAGCTGAGGTGGAGATTATTAGTCGTGTCCATCATCGACACCTTGTATCTTTGGTTGGTTATTGTATTGCAGGCTCTCAGAGGTTGCTGGTTTATGAATTTGTTCCCAATCAAACCCTTGAGCACCACCTGCATG GTAAAGATGTTCCAGTCATGGCCTGGTCTACAAGAATGCGAATTGCTATGGGATCAGCCAAAGGCTTCGCATACCTTCACGAAGATT GCCATCCTCGCATTATTCATAGAGACATTAAAACTGCAAATATTCTACTTGATGAACATTACGAAGCCAAG GTAGCAGATTTTGGCCTGGCTAAGCTTTCCAATGAAAACTATACTCATGTGTCTACGCGTATCATGGGAACATTTGG ATACCTGGCGCCTGAGTATGCATCAAGTGGCAAGCTAACTGAGAAATCTGATGTTTATTCATATGGTGTTATGCTCTTGGAACTGATAAGTGGAAAGCGCCCTGTGGATATGGACGATGATGAGAATGATACCTTGATTGACTGG GCTAGGCCTATTCTAATGCGTGCAGTGGAAGGTGGAGATTATAATGACCTCGTGGATCCTCGCCTTCTGGACAACTATGATGCTGATGAGATGCTACGCATGGTGGCGTGTGCTGCTGCATGCATCAGACATTCTGCCAGAAGACGTCCAAAGATGAGCCAG ATTGTTCGTGCATTAGAAGGCGACGTGTCGTTGGAGGACCTGCATGAAGGAGTGAGAATTGGCGGTCCACTGACAGGTTCAAACGCCAGCTCTGATTACGAGGGCTCATACAGCGTTGACatgaa